In Paracoccus sp. TOH, a single window of DNA contains:
- a CDS encoding CbtB domain-containing protein produces MTARSATAAAGASRASVLFPAIATFAIGFGLIFMAGLVQAETLHDAAHDVRHATGFPCH; encoded by the coding sequence ATGACCGCAAGATCCGCAACCGCCGCCGCCGGCGCCAGCCGCGCCTCGGTGCTGTTTCCCGCCATCGCCACCTTCGCCATCGGCTTCGGGCTGATCTTCATGGCCGGGCTGGTGCAGGCCGAGACCCTGCATGACGCCGCCCATGACGTGCGTCACGCCACCGGCTTCCCCTGCCACTGA
- a CDS encoding endonuclease/exonuclease/phosphatase family protein: MGIRALAGAALIAALGVHAQADPLRIATYSPDLSRDGPGLLLRDLGRRDAQVAAVTRVIAETRPDILLLTDFDWDFDGEALDAFAALLAQAGLDYPHRFAARPNSGMATGLDLNADGRLGTADDAQGFGAFTGQGGMAILSRHPIGPVTDYTEFLWRDLPGNLMPPLPEAVAAIRRLSSTAHWDAVITVADRPLHLLAMSATPPVFDGPEDLNGRRNHDELAFWLHHLPEAPFVLAGNLNLDPEDSEGRPQALARLMAQVADPLPRSPGGAAAKGGVNDGHKGDPGLDSGDWPDDRPPGNLRVDYVLPSRGLKLLGAGVVWPAEGPLAQAALTASAHRLVWVDLDWPPGP, from the coding sequence TTGGGTATAAGGGCGCTGGCCGGGGCGGCGCTGATCGCCGCCCTTGGCGTTCACGCACAGGCGGACCCCTTGCGGATCGCCACCTACAGCCCCGACCTGTCGCGCGACGGGCCGGGGCTTCTGTTGCGCGACCTCGGCCGCCGGGATGCGCAGGTCGCGGCGGTGACCCGGGTCATCGCCGAGACCCGGCCCGACATCCTGCTGCTGACGGATTTCGACTGGGATTTCGACGGCGAGGCGCTGGACGCCTTTGCCGCGCTGCTGGCGCAGGCGGGGCTGGACTATCCGCACCGTTTCGCGGCGCGGCCGAATTCCGGCATGGCGACCGGGCTGGACCTGAACGCCGACGGTCGGCTGGGCACGGCCGACGATGCGCAGGGTTTCGGTGCGTTCACCGGACAGGGCGGCATGGCGATCCTGTCGCGCCATCCCATCGGGCCGGTGACCGATTACACGGAATTTCTGTGGCGCGACCTGCCCGGCAATCTGATGCCGCCGCTGCCCGAGGCGGTGGCGGCGATCCGCCGCCTGTCCTCGACCGCGCATTGGGACGCGGTGATCACGGTGGCGGACCGGCCGCTGCACCTGCTTGCCATGTCCGCGACGCCGCCGGTCTTCGACGGGCCCGAGGATCTGAACGGCCGCCGCAACCATGACGAGCTGGCCTTCTGGCTGCACCACCTGCCCGAAGCGCCCTTCGTGCTGGCCGGGAACCTGAACCTCGACCCCGAGGACAGCGAGGGGCGACCGCAGGCGCTGGCCCGGCTCATGGCGCAGGTCGCCGACCCCCTGCCCCGCAGCCCCGGCGGCGCGGCGGCGAAGGGCGGGGTGAATGACGGCCACAAGGGCGATCCGGGGCTGGATAGTGGCGACTGGCCGGACGACAGGCCGCCGGGCAATCTGCGCGTCGATTACGTCCTGCCCTCCCGGGGCCTGAAGCTGCTGGGCGCGGGCGTGGTCTGGCCCGCCGAGGGTCCGCTGGCCCAAGCCGCGCTGACGGCATCCGCGCACCGGCTGGTCTGGGTCGACCTGGACTGGCCGCCGGGCCCGTGA
- the leuD gene encoding 3-isopropylmalate dehydratase small subunit gives MDKFTTLTGIAAPMPLVNIDTDMIIPKQFLKTIHRSGLGKNLFDEMRFDAEGNENPDFVLNQPAWRDAQIIVAGDNFGCGSSREHAPWALLDFGIRCVISTSFADIFYNNCFKNGILPIVMPAEVVQVLMEDAKKGANARMTVDLENLTVTTSDGQSFPFELDPFRRHCLLNGLDDIGLTMEKAGAIDTFETQMAQSRPWV, from the coding sequence ATGGACAAGTTCACCACCCTGACCGGCATCGCGGCACCCATGCCGCTGGTCAATATCGACACCGACATGATCATCCCGAAACAGTTCCTGAAGACGATCCACCGCTCGGGTCTGGGCAAGAACCTGTTCGACGAGATGCGCTTTGACGCCGAAGGCAACGAGAATCCGGATTTCGTGCTGAACCAGCCGGCCTGGCGCGACGCGCAGATCATCGTCGCCGGCGACAATTTCGGCTGCGGTTCGTCGCGCGAACACGCGCCCTGGGCGCTTCTGGACTTCGGCATCCGCTGCGTGATCTCGACCAGCTTCGCCGACATCTTCTACAACAACTGCTTCAAGAACGGCATCCTGCCCATCGTCATGCCGGCCGAGGTGGTGCAGGTGCTGATGGAGGATGCGAAGAAGGGCGCCAATGCCCGCATGACCGTGGACCTGGAAAACCTGACCGTGACCACCTCGGACGGGCAGAGCTTCCCCTTCGAGCTGGACCCGTTCCGCCGCCACTGCCTGCTGAACGGGCTGGACGATATCGGCCTGACCATGGAGAAGGCCGGCGCCATCGACACGTTCGAGACCCAGATGGCCCAGAGCCGCCCTTGGGTATAA